From a region of the Microterricola gilva genome:
- a CDS encoding YcnI family protein — protein sequence MTTRSTSPSARTRTLAVAGLAAGALLAIGAPLAASAHVTVTPSDTAAGAYTLLTFSAAHGCEGSPTTKMTIDIPEGIISVSPTVNPNWTIEKISTGEGDAARVSQVVYTAITPLEDGYRDTFVLSAKLPDAAAGETLEFPVLQSCTVGETSWSETSVAGEDEPELPAPFIVLTEAAADGDGHGHAATGTDDAHAESGEETAVSPEAPSSDLVARILGVGGLIVGAIGVTLAVVTRRSAKATGAAGTDQTAGDKAAK from the coding sequence ATGACCACTCGATCCACCTCCCCCTCCGCCCGCACGCGCACGCTGGCCGTCGCCGGCCTGGCCGCCGGCGCGCTGCTCGCGATCGGCGCCCCGCTGGCGGCATCCGCGCACGTTACCGTCACACCCAGCGACACGGCAGCAGGCGCGTACACGCTGCTCACCTTCTCTGCCGCGCACGGCTGCGAGGGATCGCCGACCACGAAGATGACGATCGACATTCCCGAGGGCATCATCTCGGTCAGCCCGACGGTGAACCCGAACTGGACGATCGAGAAGATCAGCACCGGTGAGGGCGACGCCGCCCGCGTGTCGCAGGTCGTCTACACGGCCATCACCCCGCTGGAGGACGGCTACCGCGACACCTTCGTGCTCTCGGCCAAGCTGCCGGATGCCGCAGCGGGCGAGACCCTCGAGTTCCCCGTGCTGCAGAGCTGCACCGTCGGCGAGACCAGCTGGAGCGAGACGAGCGTCGCCGGTGAGGACGAGCCGGAGCTGCCGGCACCCTTCATCGTGCTGACTGAGGCGGCCGCAGACGGCGACGGACACGGGCACGCGGCAACCGGCACGGATGACGCGCACGCCGAGAGCGGCGAGGAGACCGCGGTCTCGCCCGAGGCGCCGAGCTCCGACCTGGTCGCTCGCATCCTCGGCGTCGGTGGCCTGATCGTCGGCGCCATCGGCGTCACGCTGGCCGTCGTCACCCGGCGCTCCGCAAAGGCGACCGGCGCGGCCGGCACCGACCAGACGGCCGGCGACAAGGCCGCGAAGTAG
- a CDS encoding SRPBCC family protein, with translation MSTTTNALTVTAPEGVQYVDFVREFDAPVAAVFRAHAEPELIKQWLGPDGYDVEIEHFSFVTGGGYRYIHRAPDGEEYAFNGVYHVVRPNEFAIQTFEYEGYPDVVSVESMRFEDLGDGRTRLVGHSVYPNQEARDGMVSSGMERGMSEGYNRLDTLLTTL, from the coding sequence ATGAGTACCACCACCAACGCTCTCACCGTCACTGCTCCGGAAGGCGTGCAGTACGTCGACTTCGTGCGCGAGTTCGACGCCCCCGTCGCCGCGGTCTTCCGCGCCCACGCGGAACCGGAGCTGATCAAGCAGTGGCTCGGACCAGACGGCTACGACGTCGAAATCGAGCACTTCAGCTTCGTGACGGGCGGCGGCTACCGCTACATCCACCGCGCCCCTGACGGCGAGGAGTACGCGTTCAACGGCGTCTATCACGTCGTCCGACCGAACGAGTTCGCCATCCAGACCTTCGAGTACGAGGGGTACCCGGATGTCGTCAGCGTCGAGTCCATGCGCTTCGAAGACCTCGGCGACGGGCGCACCCGCCTCGTCGGGCACTCCGTCTACCCGAACCAGGAGGCGCGCGACGGCATGGTCTCCAGCGGCATGGAACGGGGCATGTCCGAGGGCTACAACCGCCTCGACACGCTCCTGACGACGCTCTAG
- a CDS encoding glycosyltransferase, whose amino-acid sequence MNAAVNAAEPGPESGQLPRNYLFALTDGGGTVPPELGVVRRLRARGHAVRVLAEPSMAEQVLGTGAAFLPWSWRPAEPFHDWDLRTPTSLARGIATQMMTDPAPSQAQDTLAAIEASRPDLVLTSSFAVGAMIAAEARGVPFDVLFPNAYPLPAPGMPPFGAGLTPARGSLGRIRDRVATAMSGTLFDHYALAPINRVRAANGLGPIVHTWDQMHHARRQLVLTSAAFDFPAALPPNARYVGAVLDDPSWAADEAWTPPEGGAPLVLVALSSTFQNHVGCLQRITDALGSLPVRGLVTTGPAIRPEAIHAPTNVTVVASAPHGAAMRGASLVVTHGGHGTVVKALAAGLPLVILHHGRDQADNAVRVTSRGAGIAVPRSASAERIAGAVLTVLANEDYRFAARKLGRAVARDAAGGALLAELEA is encoded by the coding sequence ATGAACGCCGCAGTGAACGCTGCCGAGCCTGGGCCCGAGTCGGGTCAGCTCCCGCGCAACTACCTGTTCGCGCTCACCGACGGCGGCGGCACCGTCCCCCCTGAACTTGGCGTCGTCAGGCGGCTCCGCGCCCGCGGCCACGCGGTGCGGGTGCTCGCCGAGCCCTCGATGGCCGAGCAGGTGCTCGGCACGGGGGCGGCGTTCCTGCCCTGGTCCTGGCGGCCGGCCGAGCCCTTCCACGACTGGGACCTGCGCACCCCGACGAGCCTCGCCCGCGGCATCGCCACGCAGATGATGACCGATCCGGCCCCGAGTCAGGCGCAGGACACCCTCGCCGCCATCGAGGCGAGCCGGCCGGACCTCGTGCTGACCTCGTCCTTCGCCGTCGGCGCGATGATCGCGGCCGAGGCGCGCGGGGTGCCGTTCGACGTGCTGTTCCCGAACGCCTACCCGTTGCCGGCGCCGGGTATGCCGCCGTTCGGCGCGGGGCTCACACCCGCGCGCGGCTCGCTCGGGCGGATCCGGGATCGGGTCGCGACCGCCATGAGCGGCACGCTCTTCGACCACTACGCGCTCGCGCCGATCAACCGGGTGCGGGCCGCGAACGGCCTCGGCCCGATCGTGCACACCTGGGATCAGATGCACCACGCCCGCCGCCAGCTCGTGCTCACCTCTGCCGCGTTCGACTTCCCGGCCGCGCTGCCGCCCAACGCACGCTACGTCGGCGCCGTGCTCGACGACCCGAGCTGGGCCGCCGACGAGGCGTGGACGCCGCCGGAGGGCGGGGCGCCGCTCGTGCTCGTCGCCCTCTCCTCGACCTTCCAGAACCACGTGGGTTGTCTGCAGCGCATCACCGATGCACTCGGGAGCCTGCCCGTGCGGGGCCTCGTGACGACGGGGCCGGCAATCCGCCCCGAGGCGATCCACGCGCCGACGAACGTCACCGTCGTCGCCTCCGCTCCGCACGGCGCCGCGATGCGCGGGGCCAGCCTCGTCGTCACGCACGGCGGCCACGGAACCGTCGTCAAGGCGCTCGCGGCCGGCCTGCCGCTCGTCATCCTGCACCACGGGCGGGATCAGGCCGACAACGCCGTCCGTGTCACCAGTCGCGGCGCCGGGATCGCGGTACCTCGCTCCGCCTCGGCAGAGCGGATCGCCGGCGCGGTGCTCACGGTGCTCGCCAATGAGGACTACCGTTTCGCCGCACGGAAGCTCGGCCGGGCCGTCGCGCGGGACGCCGCAGGGGGAGCGCTGCTCGCGGAGCTCGAGGCCTAG
- a CDS encoding fasciclin domain-containing protein produces MRHFTSTTLTAFGVAAIAALALSGCSMGSAAGDSNSNSSSSEESAPSATPDAMTADPAANLVGPGCAAYADAVPSGAGSIVGMSSDPVAVAASNNPLLKTLVAAVSGQLNPDVNLVDTLNGSEFTVFAPVDDAFAAIDPATIETLKTDPALLSSILTYHVVPGQIAPDAIVGTQTTVQGGTVEVTGSGDELMVNGANVICGGVHTANATVYLIDAVLLPSS; encoded by the coding sequence ATGCGTCACTTCACCAGCACCACGCTCACTGCCTTCGGCGTCGCCGCCATCGCCGCCCTCGCCCTGAGCGGCTGTTCGATGGGCTCCGCCGCCGGCGACTCCAACTCGAACTCGAGTTCGTCAGAGGAGTCGGCGCCCAGTGCGACGCCGGACGCGATGACGGCAGACCCGGCAGCCAACCTCGTCGGCCCCGGCTGCGCGGCCTACGCCGACGCCGTGCCGTCCGGAGCCGGATCGATCGTCGGCATGTCGTCAGACCCCGTCGCCGTCGCGGCCTCGAACAACCCGCTCCTGAAGACCCTCGTCGCAGCGGTCTCCGGGCAGCTGAACCCCGACGTCAACCTCGTCGACACACTGAACGGCTCGGAGTTCACCGTCTTCGCCCCCGTTGACGACGCCTTCGCCGCGATCGACCCCGCCACCATCGAGACGCTCAAGACCGACCCGGCCCTGCTCAGCTCGATTCTGACGTACCACGTGGTGCCCGGCCAGATCGCGCCCGACGCCATCGTCGGCACGCAGACCACCGTGCAGGGGGGAACCGTCGAGGTCACCGGCAGCGGCGACGAGCTCATGGTCAACGGCGCCAACGTCATCTGCGGCGGCGTGCACACGGCCAACGCCACCGTGTACCTGATCGACGCCGTGCTGCTGCCGAGCAGCTGA
- a CDS encoding copper resistance CopC family protein encodes MTRNRFSSGRGLRQRAACGAAIAALVLGTAVFGAAAPASAHNQVLDTVPAADAVVTEQPGTFSVTTSDAILDAETGNAMVVSGPASAPRYYGEGCGVVTGPTLSLDAQLGEPGIYTVTWRAISVDSHVISESYEFEWAPDAGVQLAEGTVEPSCAAASGQTGDAPESGSDAGTEGETAPAAELSNLLWIGGALGAALIAVLVTVLVLRRRQ; translated from the coding sequence ATGACGCGAAACCGGTTCTCCTCTGGCCGCGGCCTGCGGCAGCGCGCCGCGTGCGGTGCGGCCATCGCAGCGCTCGTACTCGGCACCGCCGTGTTCGGCGCGGCGGCACCGGCCTCGGCGCACAACCAGGTGCTCGACACGGTTCCGGCCGCCGACGCCGTCGTGACCGAGCAGCCAGGAACGTTCTCGGTGACAACGAGTGACGCCATCCTCGATGCCGAGACCGGCAACGCCATGGTGGTCAGCGGGCCGGCATCCGCCCCGCGCTACTACGGCGAGGGCTGCGGCGTCGTGACCGGGCCCACCCTGTCGCTCGACGCGCAGCTCGGTGAGCCGGGAATCTACACGGTGACGTGGCGGGCCATCTCGGTCGACTCCCACGTGATCTCGGAGTCGTACGAGTTCGAATGGGCCCCGGATGCCGGCGTGCAGCTGGCCGAGGGAACGGTCGAGCCCTCGTGCGCGGCCGCGAGCGGCCAGACGGGTGACGCCCCCGAGTCCGGCTCGGATGCCGGCACGGAGGGTGAGACGGCTCCGGCCGCCGAGCTCAGCAACCTGCTCTGGATCGGCGGCGCCCTCGGCGCCGCACTGATTGCCGTGCTCGTGACGGTGCTCGTGCTGCGCCGACGCCAGTAG
- a CDS encoding VOC family protein, whose protein sequence is MDWTLEVIVLPVSDIGRAVAFYRDQVGFHLDHDTQTEQMHVVQLTPRGSGCSIVIGDLPAQNEMAPGSMRGLQLVVSDAKAAREELLSRGVEASEIVTFDARDGGTFFGFSDPDGNSWAVQELRVRAEKPLIPLEARGRFGGDD, encoded by the coding sequence ATGGATTGGACACTCGAAGTCATCGTTCTGCCGGTCAGCGACATCGGCCGCGCGGTGGCGTTCTACCGCGACCAGGTCGGATTCCACCTCGACCACGACACCCAGACCGAGCAGATGCACGTCGTGCAGTTGACCCCGCGGGGCTCTGGCTGCTCGATCGTGATCGGCGACCTCCCTGCGCAGAACGAGATGGCGCCCGGCTCGATGCGCGGTCTGCAGCTGGTCGTCTCCGATGCCAAGGCGGCCCGCGAGGAGCTGCTCTCCCGCGGAGTCGAGGCGAGCGAGATCGTGACCTTCGACGCGCGCGACGGTGGCACATTCTTCGGCTTCTCCGACCCCGACGGCAACAGCTGGGCCGTGCAGGAGCTGCGGGTGCGGGCCGAGAAGCCGCTCATCCCGCTCGAGGCGCGTGGCCGCTTCGGAGGCGATGACTGA
- a CDS encoding shikimate 5-dehydrogenase produces MPILNKDMTLCISLSGRPSNIGTRFHNYLYDALELNYIYKAFSTGDLPAAIAGVRGLGIRGCAVSMPFKEAVIPLVDELDASAAAIESVNTIVNTDGHLKAYNTDYLAIQRLVERHAVAPCPVVVRGSGGMAKAVVAALRDAGFTDGTVLARNEAAGRALAEQYGWRVAAQAASCAESDAGQSSDVAVGAGLLVNVTPIGMAGGAESAEQSFSDAAIAAASVVWDVVAMPSETPLIRAARAAGTRVITGAEVIAIQAEEQFVLYTGVRPSPKLVAEASAFSLQE; encoded by the coding sequence ATGCCGATTCTCAACAAGGACATGACCCTCTGCATCTCCCTCTCGGGCCGCCCGAGCAACATCGGCACGCGTTTTCACAACTACCTCTACGACGCGCTCGAGCTGAACTACATCTACAAGGCGTTCAGCACGGGTGATCTGCCCGCCGCCATCGCCGGCGTGCGCGGTCTCGGCATCCGCGGCTGCGCCGTGTCGATGCCGTTCAAGGAGGCGGTGATCCCGCTGGTCGACGAGCTCGACGCCTCGGCCGCCGCGATCGAATCGGTCAACACGATCGTCAACACCGACGGGCACCTCAAGGCATACAACACCGACTACCTCGCGATTCAGCGCCTCGTCGAGCGGCACGCTGTCGCCCCGTGCCCCGTCGTCGTGCGCGGCAGCGGCGGCATGGCCAAGGCGGTCGTTGCCGCGCTCCGCGATGCCGGCTTCACCGACGGCACCGTGCTCGCCCGCAACGAGGCGGCCGGCCGCGCGCTGGCCGAGCAGTACGGCTGGCGGGTTGCCGCGCAGGCGGCGTCCTGTGCCGAGTCGGATGCCGGCCAGAGCAGCGACGTCGCCGTCGGTGCCGGGCTGCTCGTCAACGTGACACCGATCGGCATGGCCGGCGGCGCAGAGAGTGCGGAGCAGTCGTTCTCGGATGCCGCGATCGCCGCGGCATCCGTCGTCTGGGACGTCGTCGCGATGCCCAGTGAGACCCCGCTGATCCGCGCGGCGCGGGCGGCGGGCACGCGCGTCATCACGGGCGCAGAGGTCATCGCGATCCAGGCAGAGGAGCAGTTCGTGCTCTACACCGGTGTGCGCCCGAGCCCGAAACTCGTGGCAGAGGCCTCCGCCTTCTCGCTCCAGGAGTAG
- a CDS encoding EamA family transporter, translating to MLIALLGLTGALVYGAADFLGGLSARRISAVLTTAVTATAGLAVLLVTLPWLGGAWSASAIGWGALSGVTGALAISLLYACLAIGPMSILSPLTAVVSAIVPMTVGLLRGEAFSPIGYWALGLALLAVVLVGFVPEQGAVRPSLRGILMAVGSGAAIGMFMVLIDLTPEDSGIVPLLFNRGVNAAIMFAVVLLLWRIGARRVRGGSAGGVQEDAASAGPVDFTRRALRPSATTVRTGLLLAAAAGAVDAVANVFMLIGLRLGELSVMSVLVAMYPAGTVLLAALVLKERIAPVQWVGLALAITAAGLLALA from the coding sequence ATGCTCATCGCACTGCTCGGCCTGACCGGCGCGCTCGTCTACGGCGCCGCCGACTTCCTCGGCGGGCTCTCCGCCAGGCGCATCAGCGCGGTGCTGACGACGGCCGTCACGGCCACGGCCGGGCTCGCGGTGTTGCTCGTCACGCTGCCGTGGCTGGGCGGGGCGTGGTCGGCATCCGCGATCGGTTGGGGCGCCCTCTCCGGCGTGACGGGCGCGCTGGCGATCTCGTTGCTCTACGCGTGCCTGGCGATCGGCCCGATGAGCATCCTCTCGCCGCTCACCGCCGTCGTCTCTGCGATCGTGCCGATGACGGTCGGACTGCTGCGTGGCGAGGCGTTCTCCCCGATCGGCTACTGGGCGCTCGGCCTCGCCCTCCTCGCGGTCGTACTCGTCGGCTTCGTCCCCGAGCAGGGTGCCGTTCGGCCCAGCCTGCGCGGCATCCTGATGGCGGTCGGCAGCGGGGCGGCGATCGGCATGTTCATGGTCCTGATCGACCTCACGCCGGAGGACAGCGGGATCGTGCCGCTGCTGTTCAACCGCGGCGTGAATGCGGCGATCATGTTCGCCGTCGTGCTGCTGCTCTGGCGAATCGGGGCGCGCCGGGTGCGCGGGGGCTCGGCCGGCGGGGTGCAGGAGGATGCGGCATCCGCCGGCCCCGTCGACTTCACGCGGCGAGCGCTGCGCCCCTCCGCGACAACGGTGCGCACCGGGCTGCTGCTCGCCGCCGCGGCCGGCGCGGTGGACGCCGTCGCCAACGTGTTCATGCTGATCGGCCTGCGGCTCGGCGAGCTCAGCGTGATGAGCGTGCTCGTGGCGATGTACCCGGCCGGAACGGTCCTGCTCGCCGCGCTCGTGCTCAAGGAACGCATCGCTCCCGTGCAGTGGGTCGGGCTCGCCCTGGCCATCACCGCGGCCGGGCTGCTCGCCCTCGCCTGA
- a CDS encoding ExeM/NucH family extracellular endonuclease produces MHQQHSSRSRRLAALAVTTTAALAFTAFGSTPAFAEDAVAAAATHTIAQIQGTGAASPLPNNTAVTVDGIVTADHRVGGFGGIFVQTPGVGGDVDPSPGASDGIFVFLGANAAAGIAIGDQVTVSGLAGERNGQTQINASAGSVALVTAGVGLPAPVALPDTVRGDAREPFEGMLVAPSGSYALSSSHNLFSFGELWLNAGETAAVKSTELVGPGAEADAITAANKAARVLVDDGYSVRVTDASHNGDQPYFTKDNVVRNGDTAVFPAAGMVLGYGFNEWRLQPQLPLTDASDAAGKVSFTPVNLRADAPPEVGGDVKLASFNVFNYFTTLSSVNSAARGAATQQEFDIQKSKIVAAINGLDADVVALMEIENSVKLGTPADIDAALNDLVAGLNAAAGSEIWAAVPTPTALNDAAITDFITSAIIYKKDAVTPVGASKTVIDETVWDIAREPIAQTFTFEGKTITVVANHFKSKSSPGGTPAPPEPADGQGFFNAERTEQAQSLLAFSQQLQAESGSGDVFLIGDFNAYAHEDPINVFTAAGWTDVVPTHAAGQYTYTFNGELGSLDHVLASPSVAPTVTGAGVWNINSPEWSDRGYEFGATEAGTPFRSSDHDPIVVGVSREVQPVDINVVTVNDFHGRLEQAAPSGGAAVLAGAVKQIRDANPNTVFAAAGDLIGASTFTSFIQQDNPTIDALNAAGLDVSSVGNHEFDQGWADLSGRVLDRANWEYLAANVYDKTTGKPALPEYFTETFEGVTVGFVGAVTNELPSLVSPAGIANLEVRDVTTEVNRVADQLRDGDAANGEADVVILLVHEGAATTAIESATDPNSPFGKIVTGVDSDVNAIVSGHTHLAYNHVIDGRPVISSGQYGEKFGLMDLQVNPQTKELVSISNETLPLMSAPIPATPTTPAVPAKPLYPAVPEVQAIVADAVAVADVLGAQKLGDITAPFNRAKLSNGTTENRGGESTLGNFVADVQLWATQSAGAQIAFMNPGGLRTDMPFASSGPNDPDGNVTYKEAAVVQPFANTLVAMDITGAQLKTLLEQQWQPAGASRPFLKLGVSEGLEYSYNPGAAAGARIGAITLNGEAIDPAASYRIAVNSFLASGGDNFAVLASGTNRADTGKVDLAAMVDYLAVNSPASPDYAQRAVGAVLSAPADAAGYKAGESVTVTLSSLAFGDSTTPAPGTVELSLGGAAVASAPVDATVTDAVFDETGTATAQFTVPVGLDGVQQLAISVAATGTAVSVPMTIQSVVVPEKIASITLGVPNKLLAKAGSAVKYNVTVAAASGPRATGTVEVRDGGKVIATIELTAADKGKASVKLPKLKPGIHLLTAHYLGSDTVKASRSLPVPLILW; encoded by the coding sequence GTGCACCAGCAACACAGCTCCCGCTCGCGGAGGCTCGCAGCGCTCGCCGTCACGACGACGGCCGCGCTCGCCTTCACGGCGTTCGGTTCCACACCGGCATTTGCAGAGGACGCCGTCGCAGCGGCCGCCACCCACACGATCGCGCAGATCCAGGGGACGGGCGCAGCCAGTCCGCTGCCGAACAACACCGCCGTCACCGTCGACGGCATCGTCACCGCCGACCACCGCGTCGGCGGGTTCGGCGGCATCTTCGTGCAGACTCCCGGCGTCGGGGGCGACGTCGACCCGAGCCCAGGAGCCTCTGACGGCATCTTCGTCTTCCTCGGGGCCAACGCCGCAGCCGGCATCGCCATCGGCGACCAGGTCACCGTGAGCGGCCTCGCCGGTGAGCGCAACGGACAGACCCAGATCAACGCGAGCGCCGGATCGGTCGCGCTCGTCACCGCCGGCGTCGGACTGCCCGCCCCCGTCGCCCTGCCGGACACCGTGCGCGGAGACGCCCGCGAGCCCTTCGAGGGCATGCTCGTCGCCCCGAGCGGCAGCTACGCGCTCAGCTCCAGCCACAACCTCTTCTCCTTCGGTGAGCTCTGGCTGAACGCCGGTGAGACCGCGGCGGTCAAGAGCACAGAGCTGGTCGGCCCCGGTGCGGAGGCCGACGCGATCACCGCAGCCAACAAGGCCGCGCGCGTGCTCGTCGACGACGGCTACAGCGTGCGCGTCACCGACGCGTCGCACAACGGCGATCAGCCCTACTTCACCAAGGACAACGTCGTGCGCAACGGCGACACCGCCGTGTTCCCCGCAGCCGGCATGGTCCTCGGCTACGGATTCAACGAGTGGCGCCTGCAGCCGCAGCTGCCGCTGACGGATGCCAGCGACGCCGCGGGCAAGGTGAGCTTCACCCCGGTGAACCTCCGCGCCGACGCACCGCCGGAGGTCGGCGGCGACGTGAAGCTCGCCAGTTTCAATGTCTTCAACTACTTCACGACCCTCTCCAGCGTGAACTCCGCCGCCCGCGGCGCCGCGACGCAGCAGGAGTTCGACATCCAGAAGTCCAAGATCGTCGCAGCCATCAACGGCCTCGACGCCGACGTCGTCGCGCTGATGGAGATCGAGAACTCGGTCAAGCTCGGCACACCGGCCGACATCGACGCGGCGCTGAATGACCTGGTCGCCGGCCTCAACGCCGCGGCCGGCTCGGAGATCTGGGCGGCCGTGCCGACCCCGACGGCGCTGAACGACGCCGCGATCACCGACTTCATCACGAGCGCCATCATCTACAAGAAGGATGCAGTGACCCCGGTCGGCGCGAGCAAGACCGTGATCGACGAGACCGTGTGGGACATCGCGCGTGAGCCGATCGCACAGACCTTCACCTTCGAGGGCAAGACGATCACCGTGGTCGCCAACCACTTCAAGTCCAAGAGCTCGCCCGGCGGCACCCCCGCGCCGCCGGAGCCGGCCGACGGGCAGGGCTTCTTCAATGCGGAGCGCACGGAGCAGGCCCAGTCCCTCCTCGCCTTCAGCCAGCAGCTGCAGGCGGAATCCGGCAGCGGCGACGTGTTCCTGATCGGTGACTTCAACGCCTACGCGCACGAGGACCCGATCAACGTCTTCACCGCGGCAGGCTGGACGGATGTCGTGCCGACGCACGCCGCCGGCCAGTACACCTACACTTTCAACGGTGAGCTCGGCTCGCTCGACCACGTGCTCGCATCGCCGTCGGTGGCCCCGACGGTCACGGGCGCCGGCGTCTGGAACATCAACTCGCCGGAGTGGAGCGACCGCGGCTACGAGTTCGGCGCCACGGAGGCCGGCACCCCGTTCCGGTCCAGCGATCACGACCCGATCGTCGTCGGCGTCTCGCGGGAGGTGCAGCCCGTCGACATCAACGTCGTCACGGTCAACGACTTCCACGGCCGGCTCGAGCAGGCGGCACCCTCCGGCGGAGCCGCGGTTCTCGCCGGAGCGGTCAAGCAGATCCGCGACGCGAACCCGAACACGGTCTTCGCCGCGGCGGGCGACCTGATCGGTGCATCCACGTTCACCTCCTTCATCCAGCAGGACAACCCGACGATCGACGCGCTGAACGCGGCGGGACTCGACGTCAGCTCCGTCGGCAACCACGAGTTCGACCAGGGCTGGGCCGACCTGAGCGGGCGTGTGCTCGACCGGGCCAACTGGGAGTACCTCGCGGCGAACGTCTACGACAAGACGACGGGGAAGCCGGCCCTGCCGGAGTACTTCACCGAGACGTTCGAGGGCGTCACGGTCGGCTTCGTCGGCGCCGTCACCAACGAGCTGCCATCGCTGGTCAGCCCGGCTGGCATCGCCAACCTCGAGGTGCGCGATGTGACAACGGAGGTGAACCGCGTTGCCGACCAGCTGCGCGACGGTGATGCGGCCAACGGCGAGGCGGATGTCGTCATCCTGCTCGTCCACGAGGGCGCAGCCACGACCGCGATCGAGTCGGCAACCGACCCGAACTCGCCGTTCGGCAAGATTGTCACCGGCGTCGACTCCGACGTCAACGCGATCGTGTCTGGTCACACCCACCTCGCCTACAACCACGTGATCGACGGTCGCCCGGTGATCTCGAGCGGCCAGTATGGCGAGAAGTTCGGCCTGATGGATCTGCAGGTGAACCCGCAGACGAAGGAGCTGGTTTCGATCAGCAACGAGACGCTGCCGCTCATGAGCGCACCGATCCCGGCCACGCCGACGACGCCGGCCGTTCCCGCCAAGCCGCTCTACCCCGCGGTGCCGGAGGTCCAGGCCATCGTCGCCGATGCGGTCGCCGTCGCTGACGTGCTCGGTGCACAGAAGCTGGGCGACATCACGGCCCCGTTCAACCGCGCCAAGCTCTCCAACGGCACGACGGAGAACCGCGGCGGTGAATCCACGCTCGGCAACTTCGTGGCCGACGTGCAGCTGTGGGCAACGCAGAGCGCCGGAGCCCAGATCGCGTTCATGAACCCCGGCGGCCTGCGCACCGACATGCCGTTCGCCAGCTCGGGTCCGAACGACCCGGACGGCAACGTCACGTACAAGGAGGCGGCCGTCGTCCAGCCGTTCGCCAACACGCTCGTGGCCATGGACATCACCGGCGCGCAGCTGAAGACGCTGCTCGAGCAGCAGTGGCAGCCGGCCGGAGCGAGCCGACCGTTCCTCAAGCTCGGCGTCTCGGAGGGACTGGAGTACAGCTACAACCCCGGCGCGGCTGCCGGTGCGCGCATCGGCGCCATCACCCTGAACGGTGAGGCGATCGATCCGGCCGCCAGCTACCGCATCGCGGTGAACTCCTTCCTGGCATCGGGCGGCGACAACTTCGCCGTCCTCGCCTCCGGCACCAACCGCGCCGACACCGGCAAGGTCGACCTGGCGGCGATGGTCGACTACCTCGCCGTCAACTCGCCGGCCTCGCCCGACTACGCGCAGCGTGCCGTCGGTGCGGTGCTGAGTGCACCGGCGGATGCCGCTGGCTACAAGGCCGGTGAATCCGTCACCGTCACGCTCAGCTCGCTGGCCTTCGGCGACAGCACAACGCCGGCGCCCGGCACCGTTGAGCTCTCGCTCGGCGGCGCCGCCGTGGCATCCGCCCCCGTCGACGCGACGGTGACGGACGCCGTGTTCGACGAGACCGGAACCGCAACCGCGCAGTTCACGGTGCCGGTCGGCCTCGACGGCGTGCAGCAGCTCGCGATCTCCGTCGCCGCGACGGGAACGGCGGTCTCGGTGCCGATGACGATCCAGAGCGTCGTGGTGCCGGAGAAGATCGCCAGCATCACGCTCGGGGTTCCGAACAAGCTGCTGGCCAAGGCCGGGTCGGCCGTCAAGTACAACGTCACTGTCGCGGCGGCCTCCGGGCCGCGTGCAACGGGAACGGTCGAGGTGCGTGACGGAGGAAAGGTCATCGCCACGATCGAGCTGACCGCAGCCGACAAGGGCAAGGCCAGCGTCAAGCTGCCGAAGCTCAAGCCGGGCATTCACCTACTGACGGCGCACTACCTCGGTTCGGACACCGTCAAGGCTTCACGAAGCCTGCCGGTTCCCCTGATCCTCTGGTAA